CTGCCGTTGCGGGACAAGGGCGGTCAGGCCAGCAAGCGGGTGGGGCACGGCAAGGGCTACCTTTACGCCCACGATTTTCCGGAGAACATCAGCGGCCAGGCGCACTTGGAGAAACCGCTCGCGCTCTACACCCCCAAGACGGCCGGCTGGGAGGCCAAGATTGCCGAGCGGCTCGCGCGATGGCGTCAACTCCGTGCGAATCTCGCTCCCTGACCCGACAACGGGCACCCCGGGCTTGCGCCGGCCCGACCGGCGGTTATGTTGCCCGCCATGAAACTCGCCGCCCTCTTGCTGAGCATCGTGATCGCGACCGGAGTCATGCAGGCCCAGACGGCGCCCGCGCCCAAGCCGCCCACGCCCAAGCCACCGGCGGTCAAACCGACTCCGGGCAAGGCCGCGCCGGGCGCGAAGGAGGAGGAAATGGGCGTGATCGAGGGCACCACGATCGCCCGGGCCAACGGCCACTTTCTCGGCCTCAAACTGGACGGCGGAAAATACAAGCTGACTTTCTACGACAAGAAGAAGAAGCCCGAGAAGGTGGACGTCACGCGCGCGACGGCCCGTTGGCCGAACATGCACGGGCCGGGCGACAATCGCACAATCCTCAATGTGGCCGGCGACGGCACCTTCCTGATGGGGGCGCAATTCGTGCGCGGCCCGCATTCTTTCAAATTGTTCATCACCCTCCTGCGGGGCGAAGGCGATCAGGCGACCGCGGTGGAGAACTACACGGTCGATTTCCGCAGCTGATAGTTCCCAGCGGGGATTTGACAGGGACCGGGGTGCGGGGGATGCTCCCGCCCCTTCGCCATGAGCCATTCTGCGTCTTTCGATTCCGTGGAGACCGCGATCCAGACCATCGCCGCCGGCGGAGTCGTGATTGTGACCGACGACGAAGGTCGTGAAAACGAGGGTGATCTCGTGTTGGCGGCCGAGAAGGCCACGCCGGAGCTGGTCAACCTGATGATCCGGCACGCCCGCGGACTCATCTGCGTGCCCATGACGGAGCCGCAGCTGAAGCGACTGGGCATCAATCCGATGGTGCAGCAGAACCGCGAGGCGCACCGCACGGCCTTCACCGTTTCGGTGGATGCGGCCGAGGGCATCACGACCGGCATCAGCGCGTTCGACCGCGCCCGCACGATCCAGCTCCTGGCCAACCCAGCCACGCGTTCCGATGAACTCGTGCAACCGGGACACATTTTTCCGCTGTGTGCCCGTCCCGGCGGCGTGTTGGAGCGCGCCGGCCACACCGAGGCGGCGGTGGACCTGGCGGCCCTGGCGGGACTCCGCCCGACGGCGGTCATCTGCGAGGTGTTGAACGAGGACGGCACCATGGCGCGGGTGCCCGAGTTGGTGGAGTTCAAGCACCGGCACAAGCTCCCGCTCATCTCCATCTCGGCGCTGATCGAATACCGCCACCGGCGCGAGCAGCTGGTCGAACGGGTGGCGCAGCGGCCGTTTTCCTCCGAGTATGGCGAGTTCACCCTGCACGTTTTCCGCAGCAAGGTGGACGGTCGCCATCACCTGGCGTTCACGATGGGCAAGCTCGACGGTTCGCCGACGCTGGTGCGCGTGCATACCGAGAACCTGCTCAGCG
This DNA window, taken from Oleiharenicola lentus, encodes the following:
- the ribB gene encoding 3,4-dihydroxy-2-butanone-4-phosphate synthase; translation: MSHSASFDSVETAIQTIAAGGVVIVTDDEGRENEGDLVLAAEKATPELVNLMIRHARGLICVPMTEPQLKRLGINPMVQQNREAHRTAFTVSVDAAEGITTGISAFDRARTIQLLANPATRSDELVQPGHIFPLCARPGGVLERAGHTEAAVDLAALAGLRPTAVICEVLNEDGTMARVPELVEFKHRHKLPLISISALIEYRHRREQLVERVAQRPFSSEYGEFTLHVFRSKVDGRHHLAFTMGKLDGSPTLVRVHTENLLSDVFHANGLGSHRSLVASLQRVAQTGHGAIVYMEQNGRMQEALINAGPSGTQPNLRDYGTGAQILTALGLRKIRLLQHAPKRVVGLEGYGLEIVEQVAV